The genomic region TGGTCCAGGGGCTGGCGATGCTGGCCTACGTCCTGGCCGACGGCGTGGTCTCGTTCGTCCTCACCGCCTGTGTCGCGGTCGGCGCTCGCAGCATGCAGGGCACGGCCAAGCAGGCGCTGCTGGCCCGCTGGTTCACCGGACCCGACCGGATCGCGGTCCGGGCCCGGCTGCGGGTGGTGACCAACGTCTTCATCGGCCTCGGCACCGCGCTGGCCGCCGTCGCCCTGCTGGTCGGCACGCCCGACGCGTTCCGGGTGACGATGGTGCTGGTCGGCCTGTGCGCGTTGGCGGCGGCCGTCCCGCTGGCCCGGCTGCGGGGGCGGGTGCCGGAGCTGGCCCCGGCCCTGCGCCCGACCCGGGGCCGGCACGCCGTGGACGTCGCGCGCGGGCGCTCGCCGCTGCGGGACCGGACCTACCTGGCCAGCACCGTGCTGAACTCGGTGATCGCGATGCAGTTCGGGCTGACCAGCGTCGGGGTGCCGCTGTGGATCGCCTCGCACACCGAGGCGCCGACCGTGATGGTCTCGGTGATGATGCTGCTCAACACGGTCCTGGTGGCACTGCTCCAGGTGCGGGCCTCCCGGGGCACCCACGAGATCGGCAGCGCCGGCCGGGCGGTCCGCCGCGGCAGCCTGCTGATCGCGCTGTCCTGCCTGCTGCTGGCCGGCGCCGGCGCCGGCGGGGTCGGCGTCGTGGGCGCCGTCGCGCTGCTGCTGCTGGCCGAGCTCGTCGGCAGCCTGGCGGAGGTGCTGACCGAGGCCGGGGGCTGGGGCCTGGCCTTCGAGCTGGCCGACCCGCTCAGCGCCGGCGCCTACCAGGGCGTCTCGCAGATGGGCTACGCGGTCGCCAGCATGGTCGCGCCGCTGGTGATCACCGCCACCGCGATCGAGCACGGCACCGTCGGCTGGGCGGCGCTGGCCGCGGTGTTCGCCGGCTGCGGGTGCCTGGTCGCGGCCCTGGCCGCCCGCACCGCCCGGCGGCGTACGACTGTCGCGCTGGTCGCCTGAGCCGAGCCGCCGGCCGGGTCAGTGCAGGTCAGCGCAGGGTCAGCGCAGGGAGTACGTCGCGAGCGAGACCCCGACGTAGTGGGCCGCGAAGGCCAGCACCGTGAACGAGTGGAAGACCTCGTGGAAGCCGAACCAGCGCGGCGAGGGGTTGGGGCGCTTGAGGCCGTAGACCAGGCCGCCGAAGGTGTACAGGGCGCCGCCGACCACGATCATCGTGAAGATCGTGACGCCGACGTCGACGCCGAGGGCGGTCGCACCGGAGAAGAAGCCGGGGATGAAGAAGACCGCCGCC from Nocardioides pantholopis harbors:
- a CDS encoding MFS transporter, which codes for MLRRTLFPADPVARALSVSTMAASLATGLFYTVSALYFTMVVGLEATTVGLGLTIAGAAGVLAAYAGGGLSDRLGADRVQIASTVVQGLAMLAYVLADGVVSFVLTACVAVGARSMQGTAKQALLARWFTGPDRIAVRARLRVVTNVFIGLGTALAAVALLVGTPDAFRVTMVLVGLCALAAAVPLARLRGRVPELAPALRPTRGRHAVDVARGRSPLRDRTYLASTVLNSVIAMQFGLTSVGVPLWIASHTEAPTVMVSVMMLLNTVLVALLQVRASRGTHEIGSAGRAVRRGSLLIALSCLLLAGAGAGGVGVVGAVALLLLAELVGSLAEVLTEAGGWGLAFELADPLSAGAYQGVSQMGYAVASMVAPLVITATAIEHGTVGWAALAAVFAGCGCLVAALAARTARRRTTVALVA